The following coding sequences are from one Epinephelus moara isolate mb chromosome 7, YSFRI_EMoa_1.0, whole genome shotgun sequence window:
- the LOC126393508 gene encoding olfactory receptor 2K2-like: MNMSGVVLFTLSGYSVIVNYRILLFSFSLLCYCLILVVNVSLILTIILDHNLHEPMYVFLCNLCFNGLYGTAGFYPKFVFDLLSDVQVISYTACLLQVFVIYSYATGDFSILALMAYDRYVAICRPLEYHSVMSVRRTAALIAFTWVVPLMCQCMVVTLTSTLKLCGSRIDKLYCENWSIVKLACGSIRTNSIVGLIVIAFYCAHVLLIACSYVQLVQSSLKSKEGRRKFTQTCVPHLLCLFNVTAALLFDTMYSRYGSAAIPQNLRNFMALHFLVMPPILNPIIYGLILTKIRNRMATLCMMAGQRLRLRLKA, from the coding sequence ATGAATATGTCTGGTGTAGTTCTATTTACACTTTCTGGCTATAGTGTGATAGTCAACTATAGAATCTTACTTTTCTCTTTCAGTTTACTGTGTTATTGTCTAATCCTGGTGGTAAATGTGTCTCTCATTTTAACCATAATCTTGGATCACAACTTACATGAACccatgtatgtttttttgtgtaatcTGTGCTTCAATGGACTCTATGGAACTGCTGGCTTTTATCCTAAATTTGTCTTTGATCTGCTGTCTGACGTTCAAGTAATATCATATACAGCATGCCTTTTGCAAGTCTTTGTTATATACTCCTATGCAACAGGTGATTTCTCTATTTTAGCTCTTATGGCCTATGACAGATATGTGGCCATATGTCGACCCCTGGAGTATCACTCTGTGATGTCTGTGCGAAGGACTGCTGCGTTAATAGCTTTTACCTGGGTTGTACCTCTAATGTGTCAGTGTATGGTTGTAACTTTGACATCCACACTGAAATTATGTGGCTCCCGCATAGATAAACTCTACTGTGAGAACTGGTCAATTGTTAAACTTGCCTGTGGCTCAATCAGAACAAATAGCATAGTTGGATTGATTGTTATTGCTTTCTATTGTGCTCATGTCCTCTTGATTGCATGTTCATATGTGCAGTTGGTACAGTCATCCTTAAAATCCAAAGAGGGAAGGAGAAAGTTCACACAGACATGTGTGCCACATCTGTTATGTCTGTTTAATGTCACAGCTGCTTTGCTCTTTGATACAATGTACTCGAGGTATGGATCAGCAGCTATACCACAGAATTTAAGGAACTTCATGGCCTTACATTTTCTTGTGATGCCCCCTATTCTCAACCCAATTATCTATGGACTAATCCTGACTAAAATTCGAAACAGAATGGCAACTCTGTGTATGATGGCAGGTCAAAGATTAAGGTTGAGACTGAAGGCCTGA